The Apis cerana isolate GH-2021 linkage group LG12, AcerK_1.0, whole genome shotgun sequence genome window below encodes:
- the LOC108003716 gene encoding neprilysin-2 isoform X1, translated as MTNSMKQTVIKNPTWWKRRSTLERGLTVIAVCAVLLAIGFAIAFGVLAANVASCNLSSRNDPVNSEGLPSTANALNGYRQNKDIQVIDRGLPCDEDVCYTQECIHTASRLLKNMDREVEPCDDFYDFACGGFLKSTIIPDDKTTVNTFTGISDELQNQLRTSIEEKSPPNEPKPFRLVKNLYKACMNKTVIEQQGLNPLLNILRKLGGWPILENQWNETEFNWKESVYKFRKMGYSVDYFIDFSIGVDLKNSTKRIIDLDQAALGLSREYLSKGFTDKIVQAYYSYMVDISVILGANRTDAEVELRESLEFEMNLANISLPNEKRRNATLLYNPMTVRELSKKYPSIPWKEYFNTLLAPKIQVDEEEIVIVSVPNYIASLEKLLAATPKRVQANYVMWRAAASSVSYLTDEIRKRQLQYSTALSGKTEREPRWKECIDTVSGSLAISVGAMYVRKYFKQDAKNNAVEMVADIRKEFTKILKKVDWMDKDTKRSALDKAANMSSHIAYPDELLDDSKLEQFYEKLELTTDNYLEDILNLTLFGVEYSFNKLRQPVNKSDWVTHGRPAIVNAFYSSLENSIQFPAGILQGAFFNNDRPRYMNYGAIGFVIGHEITHGFDDQGRQFDKNGNLVDWWAPQTKEKYLEKAECIIHQYGNYTVEEVNLNLNGINTQGENIADNGGIKEAYLAYQEWVKRNHVEPKLPGLPYNPQQLFWISAANTWCSKYRPEAMKLRITTGFHSPGKFRVLGPLSNMEEFSKDFNCPLGSKMNPEKKCAVW; from the exons AAATCCAACATGGTGGAAGAGACGATCGACGCTGGAACGTGGATTAACCGTGATAGCGGTTTGCGCGGTGCTTTTAGCTATCGGATTTGCTATCGCGTTCGGTGTTCTAGCTGCGAATGTAGCATCTTGCAACCTATCATCTAGAAACg ATCCTGTTAACTCAGAAGGATTACCATCCACAGCCAACGCTTTGAACGGATATCGACAGAATAAAGATATCCAAGTCATCGATAGAGGACTCCCCTGTGACGAAGATGTATGCTATACGCAAGAATGCATACATACGG cttcgagattattaaaaaacatggACCGTGAGGTAGAACCGTGCGATGACTTTTACGACTTTGCTTGCGGTGGTTTCCTAAAATCTACCATCATCCCAGACGACAAGACCACTGTAAACACTTTTACCGGTATCAGCGACGAGCTGCAGAACCAGTTAAGGACCAGCATCGAGGAGAAAAGTCCCCCGAACGAGCCGAAACCGTTCAGACTCGTCAAGAATTTGTACAAAGCTTGTATGAATAAGA cgGTGATCGAGCAACAAGGGTTAAATCctttgttgaatattttacgaaaactTGGTGGTTGGCCTATATTGGAAAACCAATGGAATGAAACTGAATTCAATTGGAAAGAATCGGTGTACAAGTTCCGTAAGATGGGATACTCAGTCGATTACTTTATCGATTTTAGCATCGGTGTTGATTTGAAGAACAGCACGAAACGGATAATCGAT tTGGATCAAGCTGCTCTTGGATTATCACGCGAATATTTGTCCAAAGGTTTCACTGATAAAATTGTACAAGCTTATTATAGCTATATGGTTGATATTTCAGTAATTCTTGGAGCTAATAGAACTGATGCAGAAGTCGAATTGAGAGAATCGTTGGAATTCGAAATGAATCTTGCCAAT ATTTCTTTACCAAATGAAAAACGTCGGAACGCTACTCTTCTTTATAATCCCATGACGGTACGAGAATTATCGAAAAAGTATCCCAGTATACCATGGAAGGAATACTTCAACACTCTTCTGGCGCCTAAGATTCAAGTTGACGAGGAAGAAATAGTGATCGTCAGCGTTCCCAATTATATTGCGAGCTTGGAGAAATTATTAGCCGCCACTCCGAAAAGAGTGCAAGCTAACTACGTGATGTGGAGAGCAGCCGCCTCTTCTGTAAGCTATCTCACGGATGAAATTCGTAAAAGACAATTGCAATATTCCACGGCATTAAGTGGGAAAACTGAGAGAGAACCTAGATGGAAGGAATGCATTGATACGGTTTCCGGTAGTTTAGCTATAAGTGTTGGCGCGATGTATGTCAGGAAATACTTCAAACAGGATGCAAAGAATAATGCCGTGGAAATGGTGGCTGATATTAGAAAAGAATTcacaaagatattaaaaaag gttgaTTGGATGGACAAAGATACAAAAAGGAGTGCTCTGGACAAAGCAGCTAATATGTCTAGTCATATTGCTTATCCCGATGAATTGTTAGATGATAGTAAACTCGAACAATTCTACGAGAAATTGGAATTAACGACCGATAATTATttggaagatattttaaatttgacttTGTTCGGCgttgaatattcttttaataaattgagacAACCTGTGAACAAAAGTGACTGGGTCACTCACGGAAGGCCAGCTATCGTTAACGCCTTTTATTCGTCTCTTGAAAATAGTATAC AATTCCCTGCTGGTATCTTGCAAGGTGCTTTCTTTAATAACGATCGACCAAGATATATGAATTATGGCGCCATTGGTTTCGTTATTGGCCACGAAATAACACACGGCTTTGACGATCAGGGCAGACAATTCGATAAAAACGGAAATCTGGTCGATTGGTGGGCGCCGCaaacaaaggaaaaatatttagaaaaagcgGAATGTATTATTCATCAATACGGCAATTATACCGTGGAAGAAGTTAACTTGAAT TTAAACGGTATCAATACCCAAGGTGAGAATATTGCAGACAATGGTGGAATAAAAGAAGCTTATCTAGCGTATCAAGAATGGGTAAAGCGTAATCATGTAGAACCAAAATTGCCAGGACTTCCTTATAATCCTCAACAATTGTTCTGGATTAGCGCAGCAAATACTTGGTGCAGTAAATATAGACCAGAAGCGATGAAACTCCGTATTACAACAGGTTTTCACAGTCCCGGTAAATTCCGCGTACTGGGACCTCTTTCGAACATGGAAGAATTCTCCAAGGATTTTAATTGTCCTTTAGGCTCGAAGATGAATCCTGAAAAAAAATGCGCCGTTTGGTAA
- the LOC108003716 gene encoding neprilysin-2 isoform X3, whose translation MDREVEPCDDFYDFACGGFLKSTIIPDDKTTVNTFTGISDELQNQLRTSIEEKSPPNEPKPFRLVKNLYKACMNKTVIEQQGLNPLLNILRKLGGWPILENQWNETEFNWKESVYKFRKMGYSVDYFIDFSIGVDLKNSTKRIIDLDQAALGLSREYLSKGFTDKIVQAYYSYMVDISVILGANRTDAEVELRESLEFEMNLANISLPNEKRRNATLLYNPMTVRELSKKYPSIPWKEYFNTLLAPKIQVDEEEIVIVSVPNYIASLEKLLAATPKRVQANYVMWRAAASSVSYLTDEIRKRQLQYSTALSGKTEREPRWKECIDTVSGSLAISVGAMYVRKYFKQDAKNNAVEMVADIRKEFTKILKKVDWMDKDTKRSALDKAANMSSHIAYPDELLDDSKLEQFYEKLELTTDNYLEDILNLTLFGVEYSFNKLRQPVNKSDWVTHGRPAIVNAFYSSLENSIQFPAGILQGAFFNNDRPRYMNYGAIGFVIGHEITHGFDDQGRQFDKNGNLVDWWAPQTKEKYLEKAECIIHQYGNYTVEEVNLNLNGINTQGENIADNGGIKEAYLAYQEWVKRNHVEPKLPGLPYNPQQLFWISAANTWCSKYRPEAMKLRITTGFHSPGKFRVLGPLSNMEEFSKDFNCPLGSKMNPEKKCAVW comes from the exons atggACCGTGAGGTAGAACCGTGCGATGACTTTTACGACTTTGCTTGCGGTGGTTTCCTAAAATCTACCATCATCCCAGACGACAAGACCACTGTAAACACTTTTACCGGTATCAGCGACGAGCTGCAGAACCAGTTAAGGACCAGCATCGAGGAGAAAAGTCCCCCGAACGAGCCGAAACCGTTCAGACTCGTCAAGAATTTGTACAAAGCTTGTATGAATAAGA cgGTGATCGAGCAACAAGGGTTAAATCctttgttgaatattttacgaaaactTGGTGGTTGGCCTATATTGGAAAACCAATGGAATGAAACTGAATTCAATTGGAAAGAATCGGTGTACAAGTTCCGTAAGATGGGATACTCAGTCGATTACTTTATCGATTTTAGCATCGGTGTTGATTTGAAGAACAGCACGAAACGGATAATCGAT tTGGATCAAGCTGCTCTTGGATTATCACGCGAATATTTGTCCAAAGGTTTCACTGATAAAATTGTACAAGCTTATTATAGCTATATGGTTGATATTTCAGTAATTCTTGGAGCTAATAGAACTGATGCAGAAGTCGAATTGAGAGAATCGTTGGAATTCGAAATGAATCTTGCCAAT ATTTCTTTACCAAATGAAAAACGTCGGAACGCTACTCTTCTTTATAATCCCATGACGGTACGAGAATTATCGAAAAAGTATCCCAGTATACCATGGAAGGAATACTTCAACACTCTTCTGGCGCCTAAGATTCAAGTTGACGAGGAAGAAATAGTGATCGTCAGCGTTCCCAATTATATTGCGAGCTTGGAGAAATTATTAGCCGCCACTCCGAAAAGAGTGCAAGCTAACTACGTGATGTGGAGAGCAGCCGCCTCTTCTGTAAGCTATCTCACGGATGAAATTCGTAAAAGACAATTGCAATATTCCACGGCATTAAGTGGGAAAACTGAGAGAGAACCTAGATGGAAGGAATGCATTGATACGGTTTCCGGTAGTTTAGCTATAAGTGTTGGCGCGATGTATGTCAGGAAATACTTCAAACAGGATGCAAAGAATAATGCCGTGGAAATGGTGGCTGATATTAGAAAAGAATTcacaaagatattaaaaaag gttgaTTGGATGGACAAAGATACAAAAAGGAGTGCTCTGGACAAAGCAGCTAATATGTCTAGTCATATTGCTTATCCCGATGAATTGTTAGATGATAGTAAACTCGAACAATTCTACGAGAAATTGGAATTAACGACCGATAATTATttggaagatattttaaatttgacttTGTTCGGCgttgaatattcttttaataaattgagacAACCTGTGAACAAAAGTGACTGGGTCACTCACGGAAGGCCAGCTATCGTTAACGCCTTTTATTCGTCTCTTGAAAATAGTATAC AATTCCCTGCTGGTATCTTGCAAGGTGCTTTCTTTAATAACGATCGACCAAGATATATGAATTATGGCGCCATTGGTTTCGTTATTGGCCACGAAATAACACACGGCTTTGACGATCAGGGCAGACAATTCGATAAAAACGGAAATCTGGTCGATTGGTGGGCGCCGCaaacaaaggaaaaatatttagaaaaagcgGAATGTATTATTCATCAATACGGCAATTATACCGTGGAAGAAGTTAACTTGAAT TTAAACGGTATCAATACCCAAGGTGAGAATATTGCAGACAATGGTGGAATAAAAGAAGCTTATCTAGCGTATCAAGAATGGGTAAAGCGTAATCATGTAGAACCAAAATTGCCAGGACTTCCTTATAATCCTCAACAATTGTTCTGGATTAGCGCAGCAAATACTTGGTGCAGTAAATATAGACCAGAAGCGATGAAACTCCGTATTACAACAGGTTTTCACAGTCCCGGTAAATTCCGCGTACTGGGACCTCTTTCGAACATGGAAGAATTCTCCAAGGATTTTAATTGTCCTTTAGGCTCGAAGATGAATCCTGAAAAAAAATGCGCCGTTTGGTAA
- the LOC108003716 gene encoding neprilysin-2 isoform X2, translating to MTNSMKQTVIKNPTWWKRRSTLERGLTVIAVCAVLLAIGFAIAFGVLAANVASCNLSSRNANALNGYRQNKDIQVIDRGLPCDEDVCYTQECIHTASRLLKNMDREVEPCDDFYDFACGGFLKSTIIPDDKTTVNTFTGISDELQNQLRTSIEEKSPPNEPKPFRLVKNLYKACMNKTVIEQQGLNPLLNILRKLGGWPILENQWNETEFNWKESVYKFRKMGYSVDYFIDFSIGVDLKNSTKRIIDLDQAALGLSREYLSKGFTDKIVQAYYSYMVDISVILGANRTDAEVELRESLEFEMNLANISLPNEKRRNATLLYNPMTVRELSKKYPSIPWKEYFNTLLAPKIQVDEEEIVIVSVPNYIASLEKLLAATPKRVQANYVMWRAAASSVSYLTDEIRKRQLQYSTALSGKTEREPRWKECIDTVSGSLAISVGAMYVRKYFKQDAKNNAVEMVADIRKEFTKILKKVDWMDKDTKRSALDKAANMSSHIAYPDELLDDSKLEQFYEKLELTTDNYLEDILNLTLFGVEYSFNKLRQPVNKSDWVTHGRPAIVNAFYSSLENSIQFPAGILQGAFFNNDRPRYMNYGAIGFVIGHEITHGFDDQGRQFDKNGNLVDWWAPQTKEKYLEKAECIIHQYGNYTVEEVNLNLNGINTQGENIADNGGIKEAYLAYQEWVKRNHVEPKLPGLPYNPQQLFWISAANTWCSKYRPEAMKLRITTGFHSPGKFRVLGPLSNMEEFSKDFNCPLGSKMNPEKKCAVW from the exons AAATCCAACATGGTGGAAGAGACGATCGACGCTGGAACGTGGATTAACCGTGATAGCGGTTTGCGCGGTGCTTTTAGCTATCGGATTTGCTATCGCGTTCGGTGTTCTAGCTGCGAATGTAGCATCTTGCAACCTATCATCTAGAAACg CCAACGCTTTGAACGGATATCGACAGAATAAAGATATCCAAGTCATCGATAGAGGACTCCCCTGTGACGAAGATGTATGCTATACGCAAGAATGCATACATACGG cttcgagattattaaaaaacatggACCGTGAGGTAGAACCGTGCGATGACTTTTACGACTTTGCTTGCGGTGGTTTCCTAAAATCTACCATCATCCCAGACGACAAGACCACTGTAAACACTTTTACCGGTATCAGCGACGAGCTGCAGAACCAGTTAAGGACCAGCATCGAGGAGAAAAGTCCCCCGAACGAGCCGAAACCGTTCAGACTCGTCAAGAATTTGTACAAAGCTTGTATGAATAAGA cgGTGATCGAGCAACAAGGGTTAAATCctttgttgaatattttacgaaaactTGGTGGTTGGCCTATATTGGAAAACCAATGGAATGAAACTGAATTCAATTGGAAAGAATCGGTGTACAAGTTCCGTAAGATGGGATACTCAGTCGATTACTTTATCGATTTTAGCATCGGTGTTGATTTGAAGAACAGCACGAAACGGATAATCGAT tTGGATCAAGCTGCTCTTGGATTATCACGCGAATATTTGTCCAAAGGTTTCACTGATAAAATTGTACAAGCTTATTATAGCTATATGGTTGATATTTCAGTAATTCTTGGAGCTAATAGAACTGATGCAGAAGTCGAATTGAGAGAATCGTTGGAATTCGAAATGAATCTTGCCAAT ATTTCTTTACCAAATGAAAAACGTCGGAACGCTACTCTTCTTTATAATCCCATGACGGTACGAGAATTATCGAAAAAGTATCCCAGTATACCATGGAAGGAATACTTCAACACTCTTCTGGCGCCTAAGATTCAAGTTGACGAGGAAGAAATAGTGATCGTCAGCGTTCCCAATTATATTGCGAGCTTGGAGAAATTATTAGCCGCCACTCCGAAAAGAGTGCAAGCTAACTACGTGATGTGGAGAGCAGCCGCCTCTTCTGTAAGCTATCTCACGGATGAAATTCGTAAAAGACAATTGCAATATTCCACGGCATTAAGTGGGAAAACTGAGAGAGAACCTAGATGGAAGGAATGCATTGATACGGTTTCCGGTAGTTTAGCTATAAGTGTTGGCGCGATGTATGTCAGGAAATACTTCAAACAGGATGCAAAGAATAATGCCGTGGAAATGGTGGCTGATATTAGAAAAGAATTcacaaagatattaaaaaag gttgaTTGGATGGACAAAGATACAAAAAGGAGTGCTCTGGACAAAGCAGCTAATATGTCTAGTCATATTGCTTATCCCGATGAATTGTTAGATGATAGTAAACTCGAACAATTCTACGAGAAATTGGAATTAACGACCGATAATTATttggaagatattttaaatttgacttTGTTCGGCgttgaatattcttttaataaattgagacAACCTGTGAACAAAAGTGACTGGGTCACTCACGGAAGGCCAGCTATCGTTAACGCCTTTTATTCGTCTCTTGAAAATAGTATAC AATTCCCTGCTGGTATCTTGCAAGGTGCTTTCTTTAATAACGATCGACCAAGATATATGAATTATGGCGCCATTGGTTTCGTTATTGGCCACGAAATAACACACGGCTTTGACGATCAGGGCAGACAATTCGATAAAAACGGAAATCTGGTCGATTGGTGGGCGCCGCaaacaaaggaaaaatatttagaaaaagcgGAATGTATTATTCATCAATACGGCAATTATACCGTGGAAGAAGTTAACTTGAAT TTAAACGGTATCAATACCCAAGGTGAGAATATTGCAGACAATGGTGGAATAAAAGAAGCTTATCTAGCGTATCAAGAATGGGTAAAGCGTAATCATGTAGAACCAAAATTGCCAGGACTTCCTTATAATCCTCAACAATTGTTCTGGATTAGCGCAGCAAATACTTGGTGCAGTAAATATAGACCAGAAGCGATGAAACTCCGTATTACAACAGGTTTTCACAGTCCCGGTAAATTCCGCGTACTGGGACCTCTTTCGAACATGGAAGAATTCTCCAAGGATTTTAATTGTCCTTTAGGCTCGAAGATGAATCCTGAAAAAAAATGCGCCGTTTGGTAA